The following are encoded together in the Bradyrhizobium sp. CCGUVB1N3 genome:
- a CDS encoding N-acetylmuramoyl-L-alanine amidase encodes MTSLEKALASDILLLHNPARRANFEVLRSSETPSVLVEMGVMSNKADELLLQSDHHRANVVAALKTGLEVLHTTDHDVLSAAIAAAPLRWMGGTTVREAPKGIGDKPQSVA; translated from the coding sequence GTGACGTCGCTCGAAAAGGCGCTCGCATCGGACATCCTTCTGCTGCACAATCCAGCGCGTCGGGCGAATTTCGAGGTGCTGCGATCCAGTGAAACGCCGAGCGTTCTCGTCGAAATGGGGGTCATGTCGAATAAAGCCGACGAACTGCTGCTGCAATCAGATCATCATCGAGCCAACGTCGTTGCGGCGCTTAAGACCGGTCTTGAGGTTTTGCATACGACAGACCACGACGTTCTAAGTGCCGCAATTGCCGCGGCTCCGCTTCGCTGGATGGGGGGGACGACTGTCCGCGAAGCGCCCAAAGGCATTGGGGATAAACCGCAATCAGTAGCGTGA